In Apium graveolens cultivar Ventura chromosome 10, ASM990537v1, whole genome shotgun sequence, the following are encoded in one genomic region:
- the LOC141691173 gene encoding uncharacterized protein LOC141691173: MRRSLFSRIQEAVKSHDLYFVQRYNAAGVPGLSSLQKITAALRIIAYGVSADAVDDYIRIGKSTAIESVRRFVISIVQIFGEQYLRRPNNVDIRRLMEVAEQQGFPGMLGSIDCMHWRWKNCPTAWHGAFSGHYRELTIILEAIASHDLWLWHTYFGLPGSLNDINVLDRSNLFSEWAEGRAPEVTYTINGHIYDMGYYLADGIYPPYSTFVKTVSAPQGNKRKHFAQMQESARKDVERAFGVLQARFAVVR, encoded by the coding sequence ATGCGAAGAAGTTTGTTTTCTAGAATTCAAGAAGCGGTTAAGTCTCATGATCTGTACTTTGTGCAAAGGTACAATGCTGCTGGAGTTCCTGGATTATCATCGCTTCAAAAAATAACTGCTGCATTACGTATTATTGCATATGGAGTATCCGCTGATGCGGTTGATGATTATATTCGTATTGGTAAAAGTACTGCAATAGAAAGTGTTCGAAGATTTGTGATATCAATTGTTCAAATATTCGGAGAACAATACTTAAGGAGGCCGAATAATGTTGATATTCGACGATTGATGGAGGTGGCTGAACAACAAGGATTTCCTGGAATGTTAGGTAGCATAGATTGTATGCATTGGAGGTGGAAGAATTGTCCAACTGCGTGGCATGGGGCTTTTTCAGGTCATTATCGTGAGCTTACTATCATCCTCGAAGCTATAGCTTCGCACGATCTTTGGTTATGGCACACTTATTTTGGCTTACCAGGGTCATTAAATGATATAAATGTCTTGGATCGAtcaaatttattttcagaatGGGCCGAAGGTCGAGCACCTGAAGTTACATACACCATAAATGGCCACATATATGATATGGGATACTATCTTGCCGATGGAATATATCCCCCTTATTCAACTTTTGTGAAGACCGTTTCAGCTCCTCAAGGGAACAAACGAAAACATTTTGCACAAATGCAGGAGTCGGCTAGAAAAGACGTTGAACGAGCCTTTGGAGTTCTTCAAGCTAGATTTGCTGTAGTGCGTTGA